A stretch of Gemmatimonadaceae bacterium DNA encodes these proteins:
- a CDS encoding ATP-grasp domain-containing protein → MPSGIIEAMSRMKDTNVFVHGVTSIGNLAGVNLDDEESHRALFLAGEQDIVVVPSAVDRDFLDYMLELGMTPPIDRIVVASDGAAPSPNGSMAETLMSNPGALSRLGTMCGASAVVLNPFIATEVEWRLADALGATIGRSVRVIGAPPDRVRNANMKHVIRERAAQCGVPVAPAAVVRMRHGSQSADQARLSATLAECLRVSGRVVVKGSFGASGSSTFIVEADRDIAACTQLIANREDNDIYIVEPFFDVICSPNVVMWIDPESGDISCVSVNDQRVDGRLVFAGSVFPTVASLLPAMIDSAARLTNALKEEGFSGAAGFDFCEYENSQTGVREYFLSELNARINGGMYATALMERVNGIQTQRGLNPVTAFRSVNIFVPPTNFATVRQRCGGLMFDGVRGTGVIPFNPGRLAAGKVTVACIGADAGTVEELLTGVREVFN, encoded by the coding sequence ATGCCTTCCGGCATTATCGAAGCGATGAGTCGCATGAAGGACACGAACGTTTTTGTGCATGGCGTGACCTCGATTGGCAATCTGGCCGGTGTAAATCTCGACGATGAAGAATCACACCGCGCGCTGTTCCTCGCTGGTGAGCAGGACATCGTCGTTGTGCCATCCGCAGTCGACCGCGACTTCCTGGACTACATGCTGGAACTCGGTATGACGCCGCCGATCGACAGGATCGTCGTCGCGTCAGACGGCGCCGCCCCGTCACCGAACGGTTCGATGGCTGAAACTCTCATGTCAAACCCGGGCGCACTCTCGCGTCTCGGGACGATGTGCGGCGCATCGGCGGTAGTCCTCAACCCGTTCATTGCGACCGAAGTCGAATGGCGCCTCGCCGACGCTCTCGGAGCGACGATCGGCCGTTCTGTGCGGGTAATCGGCGCACCCCCCGACCGGGTCAGAAACGCAAACATGAAGCATGTCATTCGTGAGCGTGCTGCCCAGTGCGGAGTTCCAGTGGCGCCTGCGGCGGTGGTGCGAATGCGGCATGGGTCTCAGTCGGCCGACCAGGCACGACTTTCAGCGACATTGGCTGAGTGCCTTAGAGTAAGTGGCCGCGTTGTCGTCAAAGGTTCTTTCGGTGCGTCCGGTTCGTCGACGTTCATCGTCGAAGCCGATCGCGATATCGCCGCCTGTACGCAGCTCATCGCCAACCGGGAAGACAACGACATCTACATCGTCGAGCCTTTCTTCGACGTGATTTGCTCACCCAATGTCGTCATGTGGATCGATCCCGAAAGTGGCGACATCTCCTGTGTGAGTGTCAACGATCAGAGAGTGGACGGCCGCCTCGTTTTTGCGGGAAGCGTATTTCCGACAGTCGCATCGTTGCTGCCAGCGATGATCGATTCCGCTGCAAGGCTTACGAACGCTCTGAAGGAGGAAGGATTTTCAGGCGCCGCAGGTTTCGATTTCTGCGAGTATGAAAACAGCCAGACGGGCGTGCGGGAATATTTCCTGTCGGAACTGAACGCGCGTATCAACGGCGGTATGTACGCAACTGCGCTCATGGAGCGGGTAAATGGCATTCAGACGCAGCGCGGACTGAATCCCGTAACTGCGTTTCGCTCGGTCAATATCTTTGTCCCGCCGACCAACTTTGCCACCGTTCGGCAGCGATGCGGAGGGTTGATGTTCGACGGCGTTCGGGGGACTGGCGTGATACCATTCAACCCGGGGCGGCTGGCCGCGGGAAAGGTCACAGTTGCATGTATCGGGGCGGATGCTGGAACCGTCGAAGAACTGCTGACCGGCGTGCGAGAGGTGTTCAACTGA